One Mycolicibacterium parafortuitum DNA segment encodes these proteins:
- a CDS encoding TetR/AcrR family transcriptional regulator, translating to MRRNRNTDSPTQQESAILKAAAEEVALVGVGRLSMDVVARQAGVSRSTLYRRFPSRDALITELGRQTFDFAMARLQTVAIDDGPQQAAVAAFREGVRLLTGEPVMRRFLQLDGEFTATTEMVAEARLFLVSAATAMAKALRAAGATMPDADLLAVAELHIRLAASLVQVGTGVLDVTDDDAVAHYARTYLAPLVR from the coding sequence ATGCGCCGAAACCGCAACACCGACAGCCCCACCCAGCAGGAGTCGGCGATCCTGAAGGCCGCCGCCGAGGAGGTGGCACTCGTCGGGGTCGGCAGGCTCAGCATGGACGTGGTGGCACGCCAGGCCGGCGTCAGCCGCAGCACGCTGTACCGCCGGTTCCCGAGCCGCGACGCGTTGATCACCGAGCTCGGTCGGCAGACCTTCGACTTCGCGATGGCGCGGCTGCAGACGGTCGCGATCGACGACGGCCCGCAGCAGGCGGCGGTCGCCGCGTTCCGGGAGGGCGTGCGACTGCTCACCGGCGAACCGGTGATGCGCCGATTCCTGCAACTCGACGGCGAATTCACCGCGACCACGGAGATGGTGGCCGAGGCGAGGCTGTTCCTGGTCAGCGCTGCGACCGCGATGGCCAAGGCGCTGCGCGCGGCCGGCGCGACGATGCCCGACGCCGACCTGCTCGCCGTCGCCGAACTGCACATCCGGCTCGCCGCATCTCTGGTGCAGGTCGGCACCGGCGTCCTCGACGTCACCGACGACGACGCCGTCGCCCATTACGCCCGCACCTACCTCGCGCCGCTCGTCCGGTGA
- a CDS encoding oxygenase MpaB family protein, with protein MVATAAESTDSITTNVRPKVLHEFRRHSGSVLGGLFGAAAFDEVALVPVAAAVDKTGRFAANFADRGVRSGFSALLAIWGDATDREAEGQRLKTMHREVRGRGTGDFADVRYSALDPTLWNWIAVSGLFVVLNSFTPCTGITLDDDEREAAYQQLLQAFRALELPGKNAKLPATYADAVAYYDDMVANELATNPFLRRVTRDLTKLPLPTLVLPPALRTALTPGWVALRPLAGRVLTVCSFGILHPGVRELTGFRWEARHDVEFALYSRLLQLAWRTLPDRVLLIPLARNRIEYEKLVRLHRSVALDSFAPPAGRCPAG; from the coding sequence ATGGTCGCGACCGCCGCGGAGTCCACCGACTCCATCACCACGAACGTCCGCCCGAAGGTCCTCCACGAATTCCGTAGACACTCCGGAAGTGTGCTGGGCGGTCTCTTCGGCGCCGCAGCGTTCGACGAGGTCGCGCTGGTGCCGGTCGCGGCCGCGGTCGACAAGACCGGCAGGTTCGCCGCCAACTTCGCCGATCGCGGAGTGCGCAGCGGCTTTTCGGCGCTGCTGGCGATCTGGGGCGATGCCACCGACCGAGAAGCCGAGGGGCAGCGGCTCAAGACCATGCACCGCGAGGTGCGCGGCCGCGGCACCGGGGACTTCGCCGACGTACGCTACAGCGCACTGGACCCCACGCTGTGGAACTGGATCGCGGTCAGCGGGTTGTTCGTGGTGCTGAACTCCTTCACCCCGTGCACCGGCATCACCCTCGACGACGACGAACGCGAGGCCGCCTACCAGCAGCTCCTGCAGGCGTTCCGCGCACTCGAGCTACCTGGTAAGAACGCGAAACTGCCTGCCACGTATGCCGATGCGGTCGCGTACTACGACGATATGGTCGCCAACGAGCTCGCGACGAATCCGTTCCTGCGCCGCGTCACCCGGGACCTGACGAAGCTGCCGCTGCCGACGCTGGTGCTGCCGCCCGCCCTGCGGACGGCGCTGACGCCGGGCTGGGTCGCGCTGCGCCCGCTCGCCGGCCGGGTACTGACGGTGTGTTCGTTCGGCATCCTGCACCCGGGGGTGCGGGAGCTGACCGGGTTCCGGTGGGAAGCCCGACACGACGTCGAGTTCGCGCTCTACTCGCGCCTGCTGCAGCTGGCCTGGCGCACGCTGCCTGACCGGGTGCTACTGATCCCGTTGGCGCGGAACAGGATCGAATACGAGAAGTTGGTGCGGCTACACCGCTCGGTGGCGCTGGATTCGTTCGCGCCGCCCGCCGGCCGCTGCCCGGCGGGGTAG
- a CDS encoding mannan-binding family protein, giving the protein MTTVAMATAPPVSASAPTFCAELGGQWDGRFCSTSVVSERKATRDIKLALPGDLVEIPVIREYLTNLMNNWRTAAKKMVQDSFGEQQFEIFHHGDAMTVVFHEMYSGTVGTDALAHPNAPIVSDAYRTFTFAGGRQLQLADLFKPGVDHFAEIPRLGGPFIIAALDAAPPPHQPGTYPFTPDRWTPDKVYSGAYKAWALTPDHLVIYMPDYPVGRDRPTDFTPGLMQWSMDGGTVQARIPLAALAPVLRPEFGGA; this is encoded by the coding sequence ATGACCACGGTCGCGATGGCCACCGCGCCGCCGGTGTCGGCGTCAGCTCCGACGTTCTGCGCCGAACTGGGCGGTCAGTGGGACGGGCGGTTCTGTTCGACGTCGGTGGTGTCGGAGCGCAAAGCCACGCGCGACATCAAGCTGGCACTGCCCGGCGACCTCGTGGAGATCCCGGTGATCCGGGAGTACCTGACCAACCTGATGAACAACTGGCGCACCGCGGCGAAGAAGATGGTGCAGGACAGCTTCGGCGAGCAGCAGTTCGAGATCTTCCACCATGGTGACGCGATGACGGTCGTCTTCCACGAGATGTACTCGGGCACGGTCGGTACCGACGCCCTGGCGCATCCGAACGCGCCGATCGTCAGCGACGCCTACCGTACTTTCACCTTCGCCGGCGGACGGCAGCTGCAGCTGGCGGATCTGTTCAAGCCCGGCGTCGACCACTTTGCCGAGATCCCCCGTCTGGGTGGTCCGTTCATCATCGCGGCCCTCGATGCGGCACCACCGCCGCACCAGCCCGGCACCTATCCGTTCACCCCGGACCGCTGGACACCGGACAAGGTGTACTCCGGGGCGTACAAGGCGTGGGCGCTGACGCCCGACCACCTGGTGATCTACATGCCGGACTATCCGGTGGGCCGGGATCGGCCGACCGACTTCACCCCGGGGTTGATGCAGTGGTCGATGGATGGCGGCACCGTGCAGGCCCGTATCCCGCTCGCGGCGCTGGCACCGGTCCTGCGTCCCGAATTCGGCGGCGCCTGA
- a CDS encoding tetratricopeptide repeat protein, with the protein MSVSTDDDKTTDDKPEVESESDLEIKAALGKDGDTQSAAPNRGRIAVRAGLVTAFVVLLGAVGFLGWQLWQERQIADASEQARHAAESYAQVLTSIDSAKVDENFDAVLDGATGEFKDMYSQSSAQLRQLLIDNKATAHGVVLESAVQSASKDKVVVLLFVDQSVSNTNVPDPRIDRSRVKMTMEYADGRWRASKVELP; encoded by the coding sequence ATGTCCGTGAGTACCGACGACGACAAGACCACCGACGACAAGCCGGAGGTCGAGTCCGAGTCCGACCTGGAGATCAAGGCCGCGCTCGGCAAGGACGGTGACACCCAGTCCGCCGCACCGAACCGGGGCCGCATCGCGGTGCGCGCGGGTCTGGTCACCGCGTTCGTCGTGCTGCTGGGTGCGGTCGGCTTCCTGGGCTGGCAGTTGTGGCAGGAACGCCAGATCGCCGACGCGAGCGAGCAGGCCCGACACGCCGCGGAAAGCTATGCGCAGGTGCTGACGAGCATCGACTCGGCGAAGGTGGACGAGAACTTCGACGCGGTGCTCGACGGGGCCACCGGCGAATTCAAGGACATGTACTCACAGTCCAGCGCGCAGTTGCGGCAGCTGCTGATCGACAACAAGGCCACCGCACACGGTGTCGTGCTGGAGTCGGCTGTGCAGTCGGCGTCCAAGGACAAGGTCGTGGTGCTGCTGTTCGTCGACCAGTCGGTGTCCAACACCAACGTGCCGGACCCGCGGATCGACCGCAGCCGCGTCAAGATGACCATGGAGTACGCCGACGGGCGTTGGCGCGCAAGCAAAGTAGAGCTCCCCTAG
- a CDS encoding MlaD family protein — protein MITAATDRVVGIVRYGYRRRAWLSALGLVMVLVVATAYLLFGALRVNPLASSYRLTVELPESAGLLPNQDVTLRGVQIGRVERLDITPTGVNAIVNVKSTVQIPEASEVRVSGLSPAGEQYIDFVPGADGGPYLADGAVIGQRDTTVPVSLATLLADADGALAQADTEKLEIMRRELSMSDAGPQKLADIVDGGTFLLSTLDSVLPETSSLLRSSRVVFTMVADKNAGIDVASDNLAETFEGITTMRDGYRRLTDQTPGVLGNVDNLFADNSDTMVQLLGNLTTTSRLLYLRVPALNALFPAHRTSVLDALGAAMHDGGLWGTAEIYPRYTCDYGTPKLPPSSADFPEPFMYTYCRDEHPGVLVRGAKNAPRPAGDDTAGPPPGADLGRQTDPTPKGRYTIPTPYGGPTLPIEPPR, from the coding sequence ATGATCACCGCTGCCACCGACCGCGTCGTCGGCATCGTCCGGTACGGCTACCGCCGCCGGGCGTGGCTCTCGGCGCTCGGCCTGGTCATGGTGCTCGTGGTGGCCACCGCGTATCTGTTGTTCGGGGCGCTGCGGGTGAACCCGCTGGCGTCGAGTTACCGGCTCACCGTGGAGCTGCCGGAATCCGCCGGCCTGCTGCCGAATCAGGACGTCACGCTGCGCGGCGTGCAGATCGGCCGGGTGGAGCGGCTCGACATCACCCCGACCGGGGTCAACGCGATCGTGAACGTGAAGTCCACCGTGCAGATCCCGGAGGCCTCCGAGGTGCGGGTGTCCGGGCTGTCTCCGGCCGGCGAGCAGTACATCGACTTCGTCCCCGGTGCGGACGGCGGCCCGTATCTCGCCGACGGTGCGGTGATCGGTCAGCGCGACACCACCGTGCCGGTCAGCCTGGCCACCCTGCTGGCCGACGCCGACGGGGCGCTGGCGCAGGCCGATACCGAGAAGCTCGAGATCATGCGCCGGGAACTGAGCATGAGTGACGCGGGCCCGCAGAAGCTGGCCGACATCGTCGACGGAGGCACGTTCCTGCTGTCGACCCTGGATTCGGTGCTGCCCGAGACGTCGTCGCTGCTGCGCAGCAGCCGCGTGGTCTTCACGATGGTCGCCGACAAGAACGCCGGCATCGACGTCGCGTCGGACAATCTCGCCGAGACCTTCGAGGGCATCACCACGATGCGGGACGGCTACCGCAGGCTCACCGACCAGACCCCGGGCGTGCTGGGCAACGTCGACAACCTGTTCGCCGACAACTCCGACACGATGGTGCAGCTGCTGGGCAACCTGACCACCACGTCACGGCTGCTGTACCTGCGGGTGCCCGCACTCAACGCGCTGTTCCCGGCGCACCGCACCTCGGTGCTCGACGCGCTCGGCGCCGCGATGCACGACGGCGGGCTGTGGGGGACCGCCGAGATCTACCCGCGCTACACCTGCGACTACGGCACCCCGAAGCTGCCGCCGTCGTCGGCGGACTTCCCCGAGCCGTTCATGTACACCTACTGCCGCGACGAGCATCCCGGTGTGCTGGTGCGCGGGGCCAAGAACGCGCCACGACCGGCCGGTGACGACACCGCCGGCCCGCCGCCGGGTGCTGATCTCGGCAGGCAGACCGACCCGACCCCGAAGGGGCGCTACACGATTCCGACGCCCTACGGCGGCCCGACGTTACCGATCGAGCCGCCCCGCTGA
- a CDS encoding MCE family protein: MAIRRRFAAALSLTACLTASGCAGDGLASLPLPAPGVGSGGYQLTAVFSNALNLPANAKVKLAGADVGQMESMVARNYTAVTTLRIMDGVQLPQGSTAELRSATPLGDVFVAIKPPADAAPGTPLLRDGDTIGLESTTAAATVESVLGSAAILVNGGAVRNFTNLINGLGKATGDQGEAFGTLISKTNTTLGKLNARSEEISTAMHETSRLAQEISAKNQVISDVMAQARPATDTLSSQTTQIADLVQQLGDISGQLRKFPSIAGTDTSGRSVIADANTVARAWNDVAVAPDTSLYALNRLMPPFIKTMTSNAIALDASVDRLVLGSIPDIGYAGDPGLHGPKRHDWHQLVGTLKYTLWRLQERVVGKGPDVPQLPVIPSPTEPGAIIPAPPPGPVPPAPAEAPR; this comes from the coding sequence ATGGCCATCCGCCGACGATTCGCTGCCGCACTGTCGCTGACGGCCTGCCTGACCGCATCCGGTTGCGCCGGTGACGGTCTGGCCAGCCTGCCGCTGCCGGCCCCCGGGGTCGGTTCCGGCGGATACCAGCTGACCGCGGTGTTCTCGAACGCGCTGAACCTGCCCGCGAACGCAAAGGTCAAGCTGGCAGGCGCCGACGTCGGGCAGATGGAGTCCATGGTGGCCCGCAACTACACCGCGGTCACCACCCTGCGGATCATGGACGGTGTGCAGCTGCCGCAGGGCAGCACCGCCGAATTGCGTTCGGCCACACCGCTGGGTGACGTGTTCGTCGCGATCAAACCGCCCGCCGATGCCGCGCCGGGCACCCCGCTGCTCAGGGATGGCGACACGATCGGGCTGGAGTCGACGACGGCGGCGGCGACGGTGGAATCGGTCCTCGGCTCGGCCGCGATCCTGGTCAACGGTGGCGCTGTCCGCAACTTCACCAACCTCATCAACGGGCTCGGCAAGGCGACCGGTGACCAGGGTGAGGCATTCGGCACCCTGATCAGCAAGACGAACACCACCCTCGGCAAGCTCAACGCGCGCTCGGAGGAGATCTCGACCGCGATGCACGAGACGTCGCGACTGGCCCAGGAGATCTCGGCCAAGAACCAGGTGATCAGCGACGTGATGGCGCAGGCCCGCCCGGCCACCGACACGCTGTCGTCGCAGACCACCCAGATCGCCGACCTGGTGCAGCAACTCGGCGACATCTCCGGACAGCTGCGCAAATTCCCGTCCATCGCGGGTACCGACACCAGCGGACGCAGCGTCATCGCCGACGCGAACACCGTGGCGCGGGCCTGGAACGACGTCGCGGTGGCCCCCGACACCTCGCTGTACGCGCTGAACCGGCTGATGCCGCCGTTCATCAAGACCATGACCTCCAACGCGATCGCGCTGGACGCCAGCGTCGACCGGTTGGTGCTCGGCTCCATCCCGGACATCGGCTACGCCGGTGACCCAGGTCTGCACGGACCCAAGCGCCACGACTGGCACCAGCTGGTCGGCACATTGAAGTACACCCTGTGGCGGCTGCAGGAGCGCGTCGTCGGCAAGGGCCCCGATGTGCCGCAGCTGCCGGTGATCCCGAGCCCGACCGAGCCCGGTGCGATCATTCCGGCCCCGCCACCGGGTCCCGTCCCGCCCGCACCCGCCGAGGCGCCGCGATGA
- a CDS encoding MCE family protein, with product MTFTRGKIIGAVAVCAVLALVAAFVLVGYAKDKLDTITVTAQFDSATGLYEGNVVAVLGMPVGKVTKITPKTGYVEVDFTVDGDVKVPADVQAATISNSILTDRQIELTPPYRDGPTLQNHDTIGLNRTRTPVEFARVLDTLDKLAVSLRGDGKGNGPIADVLDGGAAVVDGRGQQIKDALGELSNALRLSSDRGAVTKDQLTTIVRNVSSLSDAAARNDEMMREFGSSVRALSQILADEDLGSGTTGRKINEVLTNTGEVLEKHRESIKALVANGDIVMNTVGKDHERDLMELLDVAPLTLDNLYNVADQRNGALRVKVVTDKILFDNQLIKEVCNMMGLRQLGCSTGTLQDFGPDFGLTYMLDGLAAMGQK from the coding sequence ATGACCTTCACCCGAGGCAAGATCATCGGCGCGGTCGCGGTGTGTGCGGTGCTGGCCCTGGTCGCCGCCTTCGTGCTGGTCGGCTACGCCAAAGACAAGCTCGACACGATCACCGTGACCGCGCAGTTCGACAGTGCCACAGGGCTTTATGAGGGCAATGTGGTCGCGGTGCTGGGGATGCCGGTCGGCAAGGTCACCAAGATCACGCCGAAGACCGGTTACGTCGAGGTCGACTTCACCGTCGACGGCGACGTCAAGGTGCCGGCCGACGTTCAGGCCGCGACCATTTCGAACTCGATCCTGACCGACCGCCAGATCGAGCTGACACCGCCGTACCGGGACGGTCCGACCCTGCAGAACCACGACACCATCGGGCTCAACCGCACCCGCACGCCGGTCGAATTCGCCCGGGTGCTCGACACTCTCGACAAACTCGCAGTGTCGCTGCGCGGCGACGGCAAGGGCAACGGCCCGATCGCCGACGTCCTCGACGGCGGCGCCGCGGTCGTCGACGGCCGCGGCCAGCAGATCAAGGACGCGCTGGGTGAGCTGTCGAACGCGTTGCGGCTCAGCTCCGATCGCGGCGCCGTCACCAAGGACCAGCTGACCACCATCGTGCGCAACGTCAGCTCGCTGTCGGATGCCGCCGCGCGCAACGACGAGATGATGCGCGAATTCGGTAGTTCGGTGCGGGCGCTGAGCCAGATCCTCGCCGACGAGGACCTCGGTAGCGGCACCACCGGGCGCAAGATCAACGAGGTGCTCACCAACACCGGCGAGGTGCTGGAGAAGCACCGGGAGTCGATCAAGGCGTTGGTCGCCAACGGTGACATCGTGATGAACACCGTCGGCAAGGATCACGAACGCGATCTGATGGAACTCCTCGACGTCGCGCCGCTGACACTGGACAACCTGTACAACGTCGCCGACCAGAGGAACGGTGCGCTGCGCGTCAAGGTGGTCACCGACAAGATCCTGTTCGACAACCAGTTGATCAAGGAGGTCTGCAACATGATGGGCCTGCGTCAACTCGGTTGCAGTACCGGCACATTGCAGGACTTCGGGCCGGACTTCGGCCTGACCTACATGCTCGACGGACTCGCGGCGATGGGACAGAAGTGA
- a CDS encoding MCE family protein, whose amino-acid sequence MADPTPQIRRRRRPLENYNTTWLGVLAVAVVAVLVGALLLVRVADFGYRHYTAKFLQAAALQVGNPITVAGIPVGEVASMKLMGDHVEARLKVRDDVVLGEDSRATIKITTILGSRYLALYPEGPGSLPDNTFDLSHTEVPYDLQEALTDVTTTFEQVDSDQFAETLAILGKQLDTLPPVVPQALENTHTLSTIIAQRRDQLGELLETTDMVSTTLHRQQATIGNLVDQGNSLLGEFVARRATFHAMMDALTNLVQTLSNIVIDDRPELEELLTNLQELSTLLGKNDGMLRSILQTAPIALRNLTNITGTGNAIDFNASSGLLVDSWMCAISGRAKQLGMIEYYQDCK is encoded by the coding sequence ATGGCTGACCCCACACCGCAGATCCGGCGCAGGCGGCGTCCGCTGGAGAACTACAACACGACCTGGCTCGGGGTGCTCGCGGTCGCGGTCGTCGCGGTGCTCGTCGGTGCGCTGCTGCTGGTCCGGGTCGCCGACTTCGGATACCGGCACTACACCGCGAAGTTCCTGCAGGCCGCCGCGCTACAGGTGGGTAACCCGATCACCGTCGCAGGCATCCCGGTCGGCGAGGTGGCGAGCATGAAGCTGATGGGCGACCACGTCGAGGCGCGACTGAAGGTCCGCGACGACGTCGTCCTCGGCGAGGACTCGCGCGCCACCATCAAGATCACCACGATCCTCGGCTCGCGGTACCTCGCGCTGTACCCGGAAGGCCCGGGATCGTTGCCGGACAACACCTTCGACTTGAGCCACACCGAGGTGCCCTACGACCTGCAGGAAGCGCTGACCGACGTCACCACGACCTTCGAGCAGGTCGACTCGGACCAGTTCGCCGAGACGCTGGCCATCCTCGGCAAGCAGCTCGACACCCTGCCGCCGGTCGTCCCGCAGGCGCTGGAGAACACGCACACTCTGTCGACGATCATCGCCCAGCGCCGCGACCAGCTCGGCGAACTGCTCGAAACCACCGACATGGTCAGCACCACGCTGCACCGCCAGCAGGCCACCATCGGAAACCTGGTGGATCAGGGCAATTCGCTGCTCGGTGAGTTCGTCGCCCGGCGGGCGACCTTCCACGCGATGATGGACGCGCTGACCAATCTGGTCCAGACGCTGAGCAACATCGTCATCGACGACCGGCCCGAGTTGGAGGAGCTGCTGACCAACCTGCAGGAGCTCTCGACCCTGCTCGGCAAGAACGACGGCATGCTGCGCAGCATCCTGCAGACCGCGCCGATCGCGCTGCGCAACCTGACCAACATCACCGGCACCGGCAACGCGATCGACTTCAACGCCTCCAGCGGGCTGCTCGTCGATTCGTGGATGTGCGCGATCAGCGGCCGCGCCAAACAGCTCGGGATGATCGAGTACTACCAGGACTGCAAATGA
- a CDS encoding MCE family protein, with product MKTRGAAIGLALFMVVALTLTWLVYVTLRRDVSGSTVPYAAVFTDVFGLREGDDVRMAGVRVGRVEKIELQGAEAKVSFVVQSDQQVLGTTVASVTYQNIVGQRYLGLSLGNLGEPQPLPAGSVIPVEQTDPSFDVGTLLNGYEPLFSILDPKHADNLTKGVIQSLQGDEASITALVDQTAQLTESFAGRDEELGGVITDLNTVVGNLAQHNDDLDHIIGQARSVVSTFDARRPELIESMGSIAKVVRQLSTVSDEVYPSLKELVRREPGFAQHMVKIEPQLAFVGANLPLMLKGFARITGEGTYANAYACELDGTAFFPGLNDVTPIVVAAATPGNKARHTPKCRNMANG from the coding sequence ATGAAGACACGCGGTGCCGCGATCGGCCTGGCGCTGTTCATGGTGGTGGCGTTGACGCTGACCTGGCTGGTGTACGTCACGCTGCGCAGGGACGTGTCCGGCTCGACGGTGCCGTACGCGGCGGTGTTCACCGATGTGTTCGGGCTGCGCGAGGGTGACGACGTGCGGATGGCCGGCGTGCGCGTCGGCCGAGTGGAGAAGATCGAACTCCAGGGTGCCGAGGCCAAGGTGTCGTTCGTGGTGCAGTCCGACCAGCAGGTGCTGGGCACCACGGTCGCATCGGTGACCTACCAGAACATCGTCGGGCAGCGCTATCTCGGCCTGTCCCTGGGCAATCTCGGTGAGCCGCAACCTCTTCCGGCGGGCAGCGTGATCCCCGTCGAGCAGACCGACCCGTCGTTCGATGTCGGCACGCTGCTCAACGGGTACGAGCCGTTGTTCAGCATCCTGGATCCCAAGCACGCGGACAACCTGACCAAGGGCGTGATCCAGTCGCTGCAGGGCGACGAGGCGTCGATCACCGCGCTGGTCGACCAGACCGCGCAGCTGACCGAGTCGTTCGCCGGGCGCGACGAGGAACTCGGCGGCGTGATCACCGATCTGAACACCGTGGTGGGCAATCTCGCCCAGCACAACGACGATCTGGACCACATCATCGGGCAGGCCCGGTCGGTGGTGTCGACCTTCGACGCGCGCAGGCCCGAGTTGATCGAGTCGATGGGTTCGATCGCGAAGGTGGTCCGTCAGCTGTCCACGGTGTCCGACGAGGTGTATCCGTCGCTGAAGGAACTGGTGCGCCGTGAACCGGGATTCGCCCAGCACATGGTCAAGATCGAACCGCAGCTCGCGTTCGTCGGCGCCAACCTGCCGTTGATGCTCAAGGGATTCGCACGGATCACCGGGGAGGGCACCTACGCCAACGCCTATGCGTGTGAACTGGACGGCACCGCGTTCTTCCCCGGCCTCAACGATGTGACCCCGATTGTCGTCGCGGCCGCCACCCCCGGCAACAAGGCCCGCCACACCCCCAAGTGCAGGAACATGGCCAATGGCTGA
- a CDS encoding MlaD family protein: MANSFDLDGRGPSDRQLLGGGIAVILVLALVSGILLVKATGRLDPFVRVVAALVNVGDGLPQRSDVKYHGVLVGAVDGVTPAAHGQPNFVHINLDPHYARAIPATVTARVVPSNVFAVSSVQLVDKGSGPPIGEGAQIPEDTELPTVLFQTTISKLRDILAATGRGREDKTVGILAALNAATENRRTELLSAGAQLNRMIDEIDSIVATDPGPTTVSALIDATRGLRSTAPELLDALHTAVAPMQTLVQQRAQLDALVSGGLHTAGTTHTALNNHTDRLVTITRELTPVIGNLADTSHHWLPAFVKLNGLSDKFFDEVWRPDRDVGNMRMNLSLTPTYTYTRADCPRYGELLGPSCYTAPLVVTRPALPEALLPQNYQPPKDLAPPRGTILGENGNLVAVGPPLVNPNPSLADPNPPLPPWMSPAPPVPGTANDALVPIPPPPVNQSPLAPVAPKREDSPRYVPPPPAGAAEAAPASAVSPAFGGNVGPVGSPYERAVLSAVTGQPVSTATQLLLGPVARGTTVSPADAGGEGPR, translated from the coding sequence GTGGCAAACTCCTTCGACCTCGACGGCCGCGGGCCCAGCGATCGCCAGCTGCTCGGCGGCGGCATCGCGGTGATCCTTGTGCTGGCGCTGGTCTCGGGGATCCTGTTGGTGAAGGCGACCGGTCGGCTTGACCCGTTCGTACGCGTCGTCGCCGCCCTGGTCAACGTCGGTGACGGGCTGCCGCAGCGATCCGACGTGAAGTACCACGGGGTGCTCGTCGGCGCTGTCGACGGCGTGACGCCGGCCGCGCACGGGCAGCCGAACTTCGTCCACATCAACCTCGATCCGCATTACGCGCGCGCGATACCGGCCACCGTCACCGCGCGGGTGGTGCCGAGCAATGTGTTCGCGGTGTCGTCGGTGCAGCTCGTGGACAAGGGCTCGGGGCCGCCGATCGGCGAGGGTGCCCAGATCCCGGAGGACACCGAGCTGCCCACCGTGCTGTTCCAGACCACGATCAGCAAGCTGCGCGACATCCTGGCCGCGACCGGCCGCGGCCGGGAGGACAAGACGGTCGGAATTCTCGCCGCGCTGAACGCGGCCACCGAGAACCGGCGCACCGAATTGCTCAGCGCGGGTGCGCAACTGAACCGGATGATCGACGAGATCGACTCGATCGTGGCCACCGATCCGGGGCCGACGACGGTGTCCGCTCTGATCGACGCGACGCGTGGACTGCGCTCCACCGCACCGGAACTGCTCGATGCGCTGCACACCGCGGTAGCGCCGATGCAGACCCTGGTGCAGCAGCGCGCCCAGCTCGACGCGCTGGTCAGCGGCGGGCTGCACACCGCCGGCACCACCCACACGGCGCTGAACAACCACACCGACCGGCTGGTCACCATCACCCGAGAGCTGACCCCGGTGATCGGGAACCTGGCCGACACCTCGCATCACTGGCTGCCGGCGTTTGTGAAGCTGAACGGGTTGTCCGACAAGTTCTTCGACGAGGTGTGGCGCCCGGACCGCGACGTCGGCAACATGCGGATGAACTTGTCGCTCACGCCGACCTACACCTACACCCGGGCCGACTGCCCGCGGTACGGGGAGCTGCTCGGCCCGAGTTGCTACACCGCGCCACTGGTGGTGACCCGCCCCGCATTGCCCGAGGCGCTGCTGCCGCAGAACTATCAGCCGCCGAAGGATCTGGCACCGCCGCGGGGCACGATACTCGGCGAGAACGGCAACCTGGTCGCCGTCGGTCCTCCGCTGGTGAACCCGAATCCGAGCCTGGCTGACCCGAATCCTCCGCTGCCGCCGTGGATGTCGCCGGCGCCCCCGGTGCCGGGGACGGCGAACGACGCCCTGGTCCCGATCCCGCCGCCACCGGTCAACCAGTCCCCGCTGGCCCCGGTCGCGCCGAAGCGCGAGGATTCGCCGCGTTATGTGCCGCCACCGCCGGCCGGTGCCGCAGAGGCGGCTCCCGCCTCTGCGGTCTCGCCGGCCTTCGGCGGGAACGTCGGGCCCGTCGGCAGCCCTTACGAACGCGCGGTGCTGAGCGCCGTCACCGGCCAACCCGTCTCGACGGCAACCCAACTGCTGCTCGGACCGGTGGCCCGCGGCACCACGGTGTCGCCGGCCGATGCCGGGGGAGAGGGGCCCCGATGA